ATCTCAGTAACGCTGggggaaaagataaaaaggatcgtttccctttatcattatgaaatgacccGCTTTACCTGTTATTAGTTTCTTTATCGTGAAGTCTGATTTGCCTGATACTAATGTAGCCGCCCCAGCTTTCTCGTGTTGCTGTCCACACAATGTATCTGTTACTTTCATTTTACTTCCAAACTACTTGTGTCCTCCTATTGAACGTGTAACTCTTGACATAATGTACAGTTGCCTGCATTTCCTTCTCATTTGCAATCTCTGTGTTTTTGCTGGAAAGAGGCACAATAAGGCGCTTCTTATtttgcacatcaatattttatttcttcctctggtTGCTGGTTACATTGCTGTACTGTCTTTCTGAAAATTCATCTTGTTGGAAGTTTATGAAGCCTGTATTTTTAAGTATGTATATTATGCTTTTAAAGGTTTACTTAAAATTGTACAACATTAAAATCATTTCCTCTGTTGGCAGTGACTACAGGGCTCTAAATGCATCCCATCCTCACAATTCACAGAGGCTCAAATTGTCCACGACCTAGCAGGTGCCTCCCATGTACAGAGGGAATCCACACAGCATCCGTTTCCTGTGCTTAAGAGGATTCATCACTAGGGATGATTTGTCAAGAGATTAGGAGTTGGAGGCTGGAGGCTGTGGATCAGTGTCCTCCAAGCTGTGTCGGATCCCATATCCAAAGTATATGGCGAATCCTAGTCGGGCAATGAGACAATGAGAAGGAAAAGTGGGTGCTCTCCCCACTTACAAAGGCCCAATAGGCCTCCTATTGTGGAGTCTCACACAGTTTGGGGGAGGGGTAGTAGGAAGAGGGTTGGATTTAGTCACTTAGGAAGTCTCTTTATCCCAGAAAGTCACTTACCAATGGCACTCCAGATGCCAAACTGGGCCCAGGTCCAAGTGGTCATCTGCATCATCAAGTGGACATTCACGAAGATGCTCAGCACTGGGAGGACAGGCAGAGCAGGCACCTGCGGGCGAAGGCAGCTAACCCTGAGCGCGCCGCAGGCCTCACCAaggcaggccccgcccccacggGGGGGGGGGCGACGCCAGGCCTGGTCACACGGAGCAGCCAGCGCCTCCCCAGGCTGGGTGTGAGAAGCACTGAGAGTGGACCAGGGAAGGGCCACTGGTTAGGGCGACTCGCCTCCTTCCCTGGTCCAGCCAAGATAGTTCAGACCTCACAGCGTGCAGACTTCCTTCACTCAGGGTGGATAGTTTGGGCACATAAGGTCACCCACCTTGAAGGGAGGAGGAgtggggccctggggctgcctccagATGGTGACAGTGACCCCGGCGCTGAGCACCAGCAGCAGCACAGCCACCGTTGTACAGACGGGGTCTCCAGAGAACACACGGCGGGGCCACTGGGCCAGCACCAGGCTCAGGGCCGTCAGCAGGAGAACTGCAGGGTCCAGTGGGAGGAGAACAGGGTCAAGTCCAGAAGCCGGTGTGTCAGGCCttgggtcagacccctccccaaaCTGCCCTCATCAGGAAGCTCATATTATCTCCAAGAATCCTCAACACCTGCCAAGATCACAGTCCCACCCCATCCTCTCAATCTCTGAACACCTCCAAAGAGCCATCCCACGGCTCACCAAGCAGTAAGGCACATCCGTAAGCAATCCGGCCAGATTTCTGAGTGGGGCTGGTGTTCACACGGCCCCACAGAAGCTTTAGAACATTTGAGGTTCCTGCTTCAGGCCCAGGTTTGGAAGAACTTGGTTCACGTTCAGAAATTTCACTTTTGTTCTTTGTGTTCTCATTCTTGCTTGAATTCGGATCTGGCTGGTACCTGAATTAGAGGTATTAAGGAAATATTAACAGCAGCCCCTACTCAGCCAACATCAGCCAGCCTATCCCACATCTGTCCTGCCTCAAGCATGGCGGGACAGTTAGAAGGCAGCATGAGGGCAGAAGAGGACTAACTCCCCATCAATCTCCATGAGCCCAAGACCCCCAGCCGAGGTGTCATGGAGTCTCACCTGAGGACAAGAACAGAAAAAGGCATGATGGTGTAAGCAAGAAGGATCCCAAGAGATATCAGTTCCACGATGTCATGGAACTTGAAGAGTAACGCCAGGAGCCCTAGGATGAGTGTGTGGGGAGGGAGTGAGAAGCCACTGGAAAAATCCAAAACAAGGAAGTTGATCAAAGAAGGAGAGTGATTTATTTACTCACCTGCAAGACTTCCAGAAGACGTGGTGGCCATGATGGGGGTGCCTGTGCTGGCACAGATGCGGGCAAGTTCCCGGAAAAGGAGCCCGTCATCTGCCATTGCATAGGTCATGCGAGACATGAAGAACATTGTACCTAggaggctggggaaaaaaatggaaatgtgtgtgAGGACACGGAGATACAGGACAGATTGGAGCATCTGATCCTCAATCTACTGCTCCTGAATCTATTTGGCATAAGGTATATTTCCCTCTAAGTGTCTCTCAATGTCAAGGGACAGGATACCTGAGAATCTGACAGTAGATGGGGAGGAAGCCTTGACACTGACCTGTATAAAAGAGCACACAGGATGACAACAGCCATGACATAGCTGGCAGGGGCCCATCCAACATGGAGAAGAGCCTGCGGCAAGGGGTTGTAAGGATCAGTCTGGTAGTAGGGCACCATGAAGGTGAGTGACGCTGAGACGCCAGAAAACACCAAAAAGCAGATGAAGATGGAGATGGCCATGCTCAAGGGGATGGAGCGCTGTGGATTCCGGGCTCCCTTCCCTGCAGAAGGAGCGGAAGCGCTGGATCAGAACACACTGGGGTGAAAGCACATAATCCCCTTCCCTCTTGAACCTCCAAAAGCAGGATAGTCTTCTACCAACCCCTATGCCCAAGGGCAGCCCAAACTGGCCAAACCTCTGATGGGAAACACGATCAGCATGTTACCTTTATTGACAATGAcagcaaaaccagaaaacaaatagTAACATAAAGCTGCTCCTCGGAGAATCCCATCAAAGCCGAAGGGCACAAACCCTCCAGAACCCAGAGGGCCCAACCTATGAGAGAAGAAATGAGGAAGAACGTGGGTGAGGTGTGTTCAGCCACCTCTGCTGGACTCCTCAGTTGACACCATGAGTCCTGAGCTCCAGGACCCGCAGCATCTGGATCCGCCAGCCCGGATCTCCTTAGTCCCCAACAttttcccagctctgccccaaCCCCCCAAGGATCAAGAGTACCCTTCTGAGCTGTAGGTGCCATTGGGTCCAGATGCTGCCAAGTTATAGTCCTGCTCCGTGAGCTGCCAGTTGTGCAGATCTCCCTTAATGAAGCCAGAGAGGAGGATGAAGCCGAGAACCAAAAGGTTCAGACCAGTGAACACTTTGGCAACGAGGGGCGTCACACGAGCTCCTAAAATCAGTACTCCTGTGGGAAAGATGGGATATAAAACACTCAAAATAACCTCCTTAGGGACAGAAAGAAGAACAGTGGTACCCAGGGGCTGAGTGAGGGGACCAGGTCAGGTGGCAGACGGACAGTGACTGCTCAGGGGGAATGGGGtttccttctggggtgatgaaaatatttggaACTTGATGgaggtgatggttacacaacactgtgaatgtactaaatgttgTCGCGTGTACACGTTAAGAGGCGTAATTTCTTATTGTGACAATCATCTCActtatatacatctatcaaaccATCACATTCTACACCTTAAGCCTGTGCAGTGTTCATGtcaagtatatctcaataaagctggaaaaaacagtaaaatgtttaattttatgctATGAGAATTGCCtctgtattgaaaaaaaaaacttctctagTCCCAGTAGAGAGGAAGAAACTTCATCTAAGGAAATGATTCAGAGCAGGGCTGATTTTGCCTCCTAGGGGACATCtggcaacgtctggagacattttgattGTCACACTTTGTGGGATGGGGCCACTGAGTAAAGGCCAGGGATGTACTCAACATCcaacaatcattttttaaaaacccttaatgCACAGGACTGCATCCCACACCAAAGAATGATCCAGCCCAAGCTGTACGTGGTGCCAAGGGGGAAAGAAATGATGGTCTATTTTTTGCCTTCCTGTCATAGTTCTTTCCCATCCTAATCTCCCACCATTCTGCCATCCAACTCTTTCCCACACAACTTCCCCTCCACACCCAACTCTTCCCATCCTATCTCTGACCCCTGTCTCACCAGTCATGAGCAACACCAGGCCCAGCGCCACAAAGTCTGGGTACGCGGCCAGGAAGTAGGGCATATGCACAGAGAAAGTGCCCTGTAGCCCCTGAGAGATGTGGTTCCCAGTCAGGCTGTCAAAGGCGTAGCTCCAGGCCTTGGCCACACAGGCGGTGTCTGCAGTGGCAATAGGACTATTTATTAACAAATGTAAATTCATTCCCTACTATGTGCCttgggactttaaaaaaaaaaaaaaaaacaagataccTAATCTCAAAGAGAGATGGGAGGTCTGGGAGATGAGGGTCAAATTTAAATCAAGTGGTAAAGGAAAACCCCATGAAGGCAAGAGCTGAGCAAAGACTTCAAAGTGCTGAGGGATGCGCCTGTGGGACATGTCCCCCTCTCACCCACTTCTTACAGTTCCCTTTCCTTCTGGGTTCTCAGCCCAACCATTTAAGGAAAATGGGCTAGAGCAGAGTAGCATGACGTTATGGGGTTTTTCTGCCACTAAAACCCCCTTCCCCTGCATGACCAGTAACAAGGTGCTTATGAATGAGTGAAGACTCCAACCCTCCCCACTAGTTTCCCAGTCTtaacccccaccccttccctctccccatcatCTCACAAATGACAGAGAACAGTATGAAGTTCCAGCCAGTGATGAAGGCAAACAGTTGTCCCATGGTGACGTAGCTGGAGAGATACAGAGAACTGGAGCTTGGCACCCTGGCCCCAAGCTCAGCATAGCAGAGCCCAGACAACAGAGAAGACAGGGCGGCCACCAAGAAGCTGATGATAATCGCTGGTCCAGCTATATGCATGGCCACTGCGCTAGCCATGATGTACGCGCCAGCCCACAGGGTGCTGCCCACACCCAAAACCACCAGGTC
This Camelus bactrianus isolate YW-2024 breed Bactrian camel chromosome 9, ASM4877302v1, whole genome shotgun sequence DNA region includes the following protein-coding sequences:
- the LOC105074479 gene encoding cationic amino acid transporter 3-like, encoding MRCQDVLQFGQKLVCRQLLEPAEEYESHVAHLNILDLVVLGVGSTLWAGAYIMASAVAMHIAGPAIIISFLVAALSSLLSGLCYAELGARVPSSSSLYLSSYVTMGQLFAFITGWNFILFSVIYTACVAKAWSYAFDSLTGNHISQGLQGTFSVHMPYFLAAYPDFVALGLVLLMTGVLILGARVTPLVAKVFTGLNLLVLGFILLSGFIKGDLHNWQLTEQDYNLAASGPNGTYSSEGLGPLGSGGFVPFGFDGILRGAALCYYLFSGFAVIVNKGKGARNPQRSIPLSMAISIFICFLVFSGVSASLTFMVPYYQTDPYNPLPQALLHVGWAPASYVMAVVILCALLYSLLGTMFFMSRMTYAMADDGLLFRELARICASTGTPIMATTSSGSLAGLLALLFKFHDIVELISLGILLAYTIMPFSVLVLRYQPDPNSSKNENTKNKSEISEREPSSSKPGPEAGTSNVLKLLWGRVNTSPTQKSGRIAYGCALLLVLLLTALSLVLAQWPRRVFSGDPVCTTVAVLLLVLSAGVTVTIWRQPQGPTPPPFKVPALPVLPVLSIFVNVHLMMQMTTWTWAQFGIWSAIGFAIYFGYGIRHSLEDTDPQPPASNS